The Bacteroidales bacterium sequence CGCCTATTAATTATAATTCAATTTCGCCAAATACTGTTGCTTTTGATTTAATATATAATCCCGATGAAACCTTGTTTTTGACAAAATGCAAGCAAAAAAACTGCATAGCAATAAATGGTTTAGGCATGGTGAATGCTGTTTATGAAACTGCAAGCAAAATTTTTGAATTATAGGCTGTGCCAATAAAAAAAGAGGACTTAGCCTCTTTTTTTATTTTTTATTAACCCAAATTATGTATTTTAAAATGTGAAGTTTGAGTTTTTGAGCACTTGAGTTTATTTTACTTTACATTTATTAATCTAGAAGGATTTTCAACTTTTTCTTTTTTAGGAATGCTTATTTCTAAGATTCCGTTTTTGTATTCAGCTCCTATCTTGCTGCTGTCAGCTGTTTCAGGTAAAATGAAACTTCTAGAAAAGTTGCAGTAATAAAACTCTCTGCGAGAATAAGATTTTTCATCTTCTTTCTTTTCTTCTTTTTTCTCTTCTCTTTGCTCATTGCTGATAGTTAATGTGTTATCATTAAC is a genomic window containing:
- a CDS encoding Hsp20/alpha crystallin family protein, which encodes MIKNSNLFPSIFDELFDSPSALRNEYRQMAKVNISETDKKYQIDLSAPGFDKKDFKIEVNDNTLTISNEQREEKKEEKKEDEKSYSRREFYYCNFSRSFILPETADSSKIGAEYKNGILEISIPKKEKVENPSRLINVK